From one Nothobranchius furzeri strain GRZ-AD chromosome 2, NfurGRZ-RIMD1, whole genome shotgun sequence genomic stretch:
- the LOC107395311 gene encoding natterin-3 — MKLFVLLLPALLALSSASLRDIVKRSLHNQKVSLLNPELEDQVPELGSNKIVSSPLTPEDLLQQQDLPSSFLFGDNVNLEWLIWDGSLPNGAISIYNSYTKRTDYVCKYKCEAGFYNPNLGSYCRYPYGNREYYASEFEILANKDNFEFLEWKEGSYGSVPQHSVKTCEGTGIYVGKNKYGLGKVVPQFEAFFLPWEGDEYWYKKYQVLSINRDAYTQHITDVKYAIDEVAIFQYPPETMQISGVTNNECQSIVKRVTISKTSEVETTWNIGRGTMLGITGSITAKIPLIGSGGIELSGEKTLQFNRGTTVVESISHSVSVELTVPPNHICRVRMEGRKIKADIPYTARLSRTYLNGETQWTSISGTYDGVNIGEVRAVVDRCEPVADAKPCP; from the exons aTGAAGTTATTTGTGTTGCTGCTGCCGGCCCTACTGGCTCTCTCCTCTGCCTCACTGCGGGACATTGTAAAGAGGAGCCTCCATAATCAGAAAG TTTCTTTGCTGAACCCAGAGCTGGAGGACCAGGTTCCTGAACTGGGTAGTAACAAGATTGTGTCAAGTCCTCTGACTCCGGAGGACCTGCTGCAGCAGCAAGACCTGCCTTCATCCTTCCTCTTCGGTGATAATGTGAACCTGGAGTGGCTGATCTGGGATGGATCTCTGCCTAACGGAGCCATTTCCATCTACAACAGCTACACCAAGCGCACCGACTACGTCTGCAAGTATAAGTGTGAAGCCGGCTTCTACAACCCCAACCTGGGCTCGTACTGCCGTTACCCGTATGGAAATCGAGAATATTACGCCTCCGAGTTTGAGATCCTGGCCAACAAAGACAACTTTGAGTTCTTGGAGTGGAAAGAAGGTTCCTATGGTTCTGTACCCCAACACTCAGTTAAAACCTGTGAAGGCACTGGCATCTATGTCGGGAAGAATAAGTATGGTCTTGGAAAGGTTGTTCCTCAGTTTGAAGCATTCTTCTTGCCCTGGGAAGGTGATGAGTACTGGTACAAGAAATATCAGGTCCTGAGCATTAACAGGGATGCCTACACCCAACACATCACTGATGTCAAGTATGCCATTGATGAGGTTGCCATCTTTCAGTATCCTCCTGAAACCATGCAGATCTCTGGAGTCACCAACAACGAGTGCCAGAGCATTGTGAAGAGGGTCACCATCTCCAAAACCTCAGAGGTGGAGACCACCTGGAACATCGGCCGAGGCACCATGCTGGGCATCACTGGCAGCATCACAGCCAAGATCCCCCTCATAGGCTCAGGGGGAATAGAGCTGAGTGGAGAGAAGACCCTGCAGTTCAACAGAGGAACCACCGTGGTGGAGTCCATCAGCCACTCTGTGTCAGTGGAGCTCACAGTCCCACCCAACCATATCTGCAGAGTCCGTATGGAGGGACGCAAGATCAAAGCCGACATCCCTTACACAGCTCGGCTCAGCAGAACGTACCTCAACGGGGAGACCCAATGGACCTCCATCTCTGGGACCTATGATGGAGTCAACATTGGAGAAGTCCGAGCCGTGGTGGACCGCTGTGAACCAGTAGCTGATGCCAAACCATGTCCTTAA
- the LOC129160141 gene encoding zinc finger protein ZFP2-like — protein sequence MYSGESLMEFVTKQVAIAREKIRKVEEAMAQFEEGLGGQRRLSDMSWKPQSSSHRADLPQRHVWEKEKDLTAQQLFNQESMSCSDQDKPEQLKLCQHEGQLFLNQENLTFTDTRLSEETDCHEPEPNRNQPLCQSSTEPENQDQGGCRKENSESNGNEELKLNKRRQRSKDHRDSVGGERHKKHKWAHSGERSLYCKLCGKSISHKSYLNIHMRAHTGEKPYSCKTCGKCFTISGNLTTHMRTHTGEKPYPCKTCGKCFTKSGHLTRHMRTHTGEKPYPCTTCGKCFGTIGELTTHMRTHTGEKPYPCKTCGKCFGTSGHLTKHMRTHTGEKPYPCKTCGKCFRDSGNLTKHMRTHTGEKPYLCKTCGKCFGDSCHLTKCMRTHTGEKPYSCKTCGKCFTKSGHLTTHMRTHTGEKPYPCTTCGKCFGTIGELTTHMRTHTGEKPYPCKTCGKCFGTSGHLTKHMRTHTGEKPYPCKTCGKCFRDSGNLTKHMRTHTGEKPYLCKTCGKCFGDSCHLTTHMRSHTGEKPYSCKTCGKCFIDSGNLTRHMRIHTGEK from the coding sequence ATCTTCCACAGCGTCATGTCTGGGAAAAGGAGAAGGATTTGACTGCCCAGCAGCTCTTTAACCAGGAGTCGATGTCCTGTTCAGACCAGGACAAACCAGAACAGCTAAAACTTTGCCAACATGAAGGACAGCTCTTCCTGAACCAGGAAAATCTTACCTTCACGGATACTCGTCTGTCTGAAGAAACAGACTGTcatgaaccagaaccaaacaggaACCAGCCATTGTGTCAGAGTTCTACAGAACCTGAGAACCAAGATCAGGGTGGATGCAGGAAAGAAAACTCAGAATCAAACGGCAATGAAGAACTGAAACTGAATAAAAGGCGTCAGCGAAGCAAAGATCACAGAGACAGTGTAGGTGGTGAAAGACACAAAAAGCACAAATGGGCTCACAGTGGTGAGAGATCACTTTATTGTAAGCTATGTGGAAAATCTATCAGTCACAAATCTTATTTAAATATTCACATGAgagctcacacaggtgagaagccatattcttgtaaaacttgtggtaaatgttttactatcagtggtaacttgactacacacatgagaactcacacaggtgagaagccatatccatgtaaaacttgtggtaaatgttttactaaaagtggtcacttgactagacacatgagaactcacacaggtgagaagccatatccatgtacaacttgtggtaaatgttttggaACCATTGGTGAAttaactacacacatgagaactcacacaggtgagaagccatatccatgtaaaacttgtggtaaatgttttggaACCAGTGGTCACttaactaaacacatgagaactcacacaggtgagaagccatatccatgtaaaacttgtggtaaatgttttagagacagtggtaacttgactaaacacatgagaactcacacaggtgagaagccatatctatgtaaaacttgtggtaaatgttttggaGACAGTTGTCACTTGACTAAatgcatgagaactcacacaggtgagaagccatattcatgtaaaacttgtggtaaatgttttactaaaagtggtcacttgactacacacatgagaactcacacaggtgagaagccatatccatgtacaacttgtggtaaatgttttggaACCATTGGTGAAttaactacacacatgagaactcacacaggtgagaagccatatccatgtaaaacttgtggtaaatgttttggaACCAGTGGTCACttaactaaacacatgagaactcacacaggtgagaagccatatccatgtaaaacttgtggtaaatgttttagagacagtggtaacttgactaaacacatgagaactcacacaggtgagaagccatatctatgtaaaacttgtggtaaatgttttggaGACAGTTgtcacttgactacacacatgagaagtcacacaggtgagaagccatattcatgtaaaacttgtggtaaatgttttatagacagtggtaacttgactagacacatgagaattcacacaggtgagaagtga